One segment of Haloplanus natans DSM 17983 DNA contains the following:
- a CDS encoding replication factor A (Replication protein A protects and stabilize the intermediate ssDNA that is generated by the unwinding action of a DNA helicase at the replication fork. In addition, SSBs prevent the formation of secondary structures by single-stranded template DNA.) encodes MTDLHTHAEDIVAQFSDHLDLTVDEVEERLENLVNEYRVPVDEARRSVVNSYLDEAGLERDALGGGGNASVGLAEIDQDEQWLDVTAKVVELWEPRSDSVAQVGLLGDETGTTKFVAFETSDLPELDEGAVYRLENLVTDEYQGNFSVKLNRTTTITEVDEDIEVGDDAETVEGALVDIQSGSGLIKRCPEADCTRVLQNGRCSEHGSVEGEFDLRIKGVLDDGEAVHEVIFDRESTEALTGTTLEEAKDMAMDALDTTVVADEMRTGTLGRYYRVSGPQFGRYVLVDEFERLSDPVDAEAALIEARSI; translated from the coding sequence ATGACCGATTTGCACACCCACGCGGAGGATATCGTAGCGCAGTTTTCGGACCACCTGGATCTGACCGTCGACGAGGTCGAGGAGCGACTCGAAAACCTCGTCAACGAGTACCGGGTCCCGGTTGACGAGGCGCGCCGGAGCGTCGTGAACAGTTACCTCGACGAGGCCGGCCTGGAGCGCGACGCTCTGGGCGGCGGCGGCAACGCCTCCGTCGGCCTCGCGGAGATCGACCAGGACGAACAGTGGCTGGACGTGACCGCCAAGGTCGTCGAACTGTGGGAGCCCCGGAGCGACTCGGTGGCTCAGGTCGGCCTGCTCGGCGACGAGACGGGGACGACCAAGTTCGTCGCCTTCGAGACTTCGGATCTCCCCGAACTGGACGAGGGGGCGGTCTACCGCCTGGAGAACCTCGTCACCGACGAGTACCAGGGTAACTTCTCGGTGAAGCTCAACCGGACGACGACCATCACCGAAGTCGACGAGGACATCGAGGTCGGCGACGACGCCGAAACCGTCGAGGGGGCGCTGGTCGACATCCAGAGCGGGAGCGGCCTGATCAAGCGCTGTCCCGAGGCGGACTGCACGCGCGTCCTCCAGAACGGTCGGTGTTCCGAACACGGCAGCGTCGAGGGCGAGTTCGACCTGCGGATCAAGGGCGTCCTCGACGACGGCGAGGCGGTTCACGAGGTGATCTTCGACCGCGAGAGCACGGAAGCGCTCACCGGAACCACGCTGGAGGAGGCGAAAGACATGGCGATGGACGCGCTCGATACGACCGTCGTCGCCGACGAGATGCGCACGGGGACGCTCGGCCGGTACTACCGGGTGAGCGGCCCGCAGTTCGGCCGGTACGTGCTGGTCGACGAGTTCGAACGGCTGAGCGATCCGGTCGACGCCGAAGCGGCCCTCATCGAAGCGAGGTCGATCTAA
- a CDS encoding RPA family protein: MSQTPTREVARRVFAREFNDASHTFKESEDERAPVYLLLPTGERANRVFLVGTLTEKEDVGEGDEYWRGRIVDPTGTFFVYAGQYQPEAASTLRDLEPPAYVAVVGKPRTYETDDGSVNVSVRPESITAVDSVTRDRWVVEAAQRTLERVAAFEDESNEYARMAREEYDLSTDEYRRMALAALEGLDESDELGSDGEADADGGIDAPAEH; encoded by the coding sequence ATGAGTCAGACACCTACCCGCGAAGTCGCGCGCCGCGTCTTCGCCCGCGAGTTCAACGACGCGAGTCACACGTTCAAAGAGTCCGAGGACGAACGGGCCCCGGTCTACCTCCTGCTTCCGACGGGCGAACGCGCCAACCGCGTGTTCCTCGTCGGCACCCTGACCGAGAAAGAGGACGTGGGCGAGGGCGACGAGTACTGGCGGGGTCGCATCGTCGACCCGACGGGGACATTTTTTGTCTACGCCGGGCAGTACCAACCCGAGGCGGCGTCGACGCTCCGTGATCTCGAACCGCCGGCGTACGTCGCCGTCGTCGGCAAGCCTCGCACCTACGAGACGGACGACGGGAGCGTCAACGTCTCCGTGCGGCCCGAATCGATCACCGCCGTCGACTCCGTCACCCGCGACCGCTGGGTCGTCGAGGCGGCCCAGCGAACCCTCGAACGCGTCGCCGCCTTCGAGGACGAGAGCAACGAGTACGCCCGCATGGCCCGCGAGGAGTACGATCTCTCGACCGACGAGTACCGGCGGATGGCCCTCGCCGCCCTCGAAGGGCTGGACGAGTCGGACGAACTCGGCTCGGACGGCGAGGCCGACGCCGACGGCGGCATCGACGCCCCGGCCGAGCACTGA
- a CDS encoding ribbon-helix-helix protein, CopG family has product MGNKNKTVSFRVNEDAFETLRDIAEERDISLSEVFRDYVDMLVAHDGQVEVVPEHELARRSDDEPSFPPTVEVPKTFVREHERLELEADHLRDQLDEHKRYIDHLRDQLEADEEIIHLDDLDDERDEPYQIG; this is encoded by the coding sequence ATGGGCAACAAGAACAAGACCGTCTCCTTTCGCGTCAACGAGGACGCGTTCGAGACCCTGCGCGATATCGCCGAGGAGCGTGACATCTCGCTCTCCGAGGTGTTTCGCGACTACGTCGACATGCTCGTTGCCCACGACGGCCAGGTGGAAGTCGTCCCCGAACACGAACTCGCCCGCCGCTCCGACGACGAGCCCAGCTTCCCGCCCACCGTCGAGGTGCCGAAGACGTTCGTCCGCGAGCACGAACGCCTCGAACTCGAGGCCGACCACCTGCGGGACCAGCTAGACGAACACAAACGCTACATCGACCACCTGCGGGACCAGCTAGAGGCGGACGAGGAGATAATCCACCTCGACGACCTGGACGACGAGCGCGACGAGCCGTATCAGATCGGTTGA
- a CDS encoding DUF5814 domain-containing protein, translating to MAITDKVYLKNHRRIVSQLDTSIPKGAFKGATMEVLYSGDGLTKLDDATRDRLLDFATDFLDCEDPDDLYTGYPERQFIRYLLELRAQGLGPDAIVDVMTDDYMLYAYPGDVLSFLDQAVRRLEAVESLAAVEGNTEMERRAAETRRALSG from the coding sequence GTGGCTATCACCGACAAAGTGTATCTGAAGAACCACCGCCGGATCGTCTCCCAGTTGGATACGTCCATCCCCAAGGGCGCGTTCAAGGGTGCGACGATGGAGGTGCTCTACAGCGGCGACGGCCTCACCAAACTCGACGACGCCACCCGGGATCGACTGCTCGATTTCGCCACCGACTTCCTCGACTGCGAAGACCCCGACGACCTCTACACCGGCTACCCGGAACGCCAGTTCATCCGCTATCTGCTGGAACTGCGGGCGCAGGGTCTGGGTCCGGACGCCATCGTCGACGTGATGACCGACGACTACATGCTGTACGCCTACCCGGGCGACGTACTGTCCTTTCTCGATCAGGCGGTGCGGCGACTCGAAGCGGTCGAGTCGCTGGCGGCCGTCGAAGGCAACACGGAGATGGAACGGCGGGCCGCCGAAACGCGGCGGGCGCTGTCGGGATAG
- a CDS encoding AI-2E family transporter, protein MDERRTVVALFGLLVGLVTAFIAYRFIAALTVAVFLYYSTRRFYKALGRLHVPRQVRALTVLSLLAIPLLLLLSYTLVLLVTETQRFLETYPVVEAAGTNFAWLGATDEIPDLTVDGLVDAYQAGQFEVITDFLVEHAAVLTNAITGFFLNLFIVVIVTYYLLIDGHRFHDWLLRFDDDAIVREYLEAADRELEAILFGNLLNVIAIALIAVGSFMGYNALVPEAVEVPYPALAGVLTGVASLIPVVGMKVVYVPLAGAIAAPMVISGEYSLLGYLVAFLFVAVVIVDTIPDLILRPYLSGERTHVGLLMLAYIFGPVVFGFYGLFFAPIVLALGITFAHTALPRLLGADETPDAAPGP, encoded by the coding sequence ATGGACGAACGCCGTACCGTCGTTGCCCTCTTCGGCCTCCTCGTCGGCCTGGTCACCGCTTTCATCGCGTATCGGTTCATCGCCGCCCTCACCGTCGCCGTCTTCCTCTACTACTCTACGCGCCGCTTCTACAAGGCGCTCGGACGGCTCCACGTTCCCAGGCAGGTTCGTGCTCTCACCGTCCTCTCCTTGCTTGCGATACCGCTTCTCCTCCTGCTCAGTTACACGCTCGTCTTGCTGGTGACCGAGACACAGCGGTTTCTGGAGACCTATCCGGTCGTCGAGGCGGCGGGGACGAATTTCGCGTGGCTCGGCGCCACCGACGAGATTCCGGATCTCACCGTCGACGGCCTCGTCGATGCGTATCAGGCCGGGCAGTTCGAGGTGATCACGGACTTTCTGGTCGAACACGCCGCGGTACTGACGAACGCGATCACGGGCTTTTTCCTCAACCTGTTCATCGTGGTCATCGTCACGTACTATCTCCTGATCGACGGCCACCGGTTCCACGACTGGCTGCTCCGGTTCGACGACGACGCCATCGTCCGTGAGTATCTGGAGGCCGCCGACCGCGAACTCGAAGCCATCCTCTTTGGGAACCTGCTGAACGTCATCGCCATCGCGCTCATCGCCGTCGGCTCGTTCATGGGCTACAACGCCCTCGTCCCCGAGGCCGTCGAGGTGCCCTACCCCGCACTCGCGGGCGTCCTCACGGGTGTTGCGAGCCTGATCCCCGTCGTCGGGATGAAGGTGGTGTACGTCCCCCTCGCCGGCGCTATCGCCGCGCCGATGGTGATCTCGGGCGAGTATTCGCTGCTCGGCTACCTCGTTGCCTTCCTGTTCGTGGCCGTCGTGATCGTCGACACGATTCCGGATCTGATCCTCCGGCCGTATCTCAGCGGCGAGCGGACCCACGTCGGCCTGTTGATGCTTGCGTACATCTTCGGCCCCGTCGTGTTCGGGTTCTACGGGCTCTTTTTCGCGCCTATCGTCCTCGCGCTCGGTATCACCTTCGCCCACACGGCGCTTCCCCGACTCCTCGGTGCCGACGAAACGCCGGACGCGGCGCCGGGTCCGTAG